The window ACCATCGAGTTGCCGCACAAGCGCGGCTACATCTTCGAAGAAGGCGAGATCCTTTCGCCCGACGGCCATTGCCACGCCTTCGACCACCGCGCGCAGGGCACCGTGTTCGGCAGCGGGGCAGGGGCCGTGGTGCTGCGCCGCCTGTCGGATGCCATCGCCGATGGCGATCATATCTGGGGCGTGATCAAGGGCACCGCCGTGAACAACGACGGGTCCGACAAGGCGGGCTACCTCGCCCCGTCGGTCGAGGGGCAGGCCCGCGCGATTGCCGAGGCCCACGCCATCGCGGGCATCACCGCCGACACGATCGACTACGTGGAATGCCACGGCACCGGCACCTATCTCGGCGATCCCATCGAGGTCGCCGCCCTCACCTCCGCCTTTCAGGAGACGACGGACGAGACGGGCTTCTGCCGCATCGGCTCGGTAAAAACCAATATCGGCCATCTCGACACAGCGGCGGGTGTCGCTTCGCTCATCAAGGCGACGCTGGCGCTGAAGCACCGTCAGCTTCCGCCGAGCCTCGGCTTCGAGGCCCCGAACCCCGCCATCGACTTCGAGAACTCGCCCTTCAGCGTGAACGCGGCGCTTCGCGATTTCACGTCGCACAAGGGCCCCCGCCGCGCCGCCGTGAATTCGCTCGGCGTCGGCGGCACCAACGCCCATGCGGTTATCGAGGAAGCGCCTGAACGCGCGGCTTCGGAGGAATCCGACTGGCCGTTCCAGATCCTCACCGTCTCCGGCCGCTCCCGCGCCGCGCTCGACGCCAACACCAAGACGCTGGCCGCACACCTTCGCGCCCACCCCGAGCAGCCACTCGCCGATGTGGCTTACACACTGAAGGAAGGCCGCCGCGCCTTCGAAAAACGCCGTGTCGTGGTGGTCGAAGACCACGAGGAAGCCGCCGACCTGCTGGAGGAAGCCGACCCCCGCCGCGTTTTCACGCATTCCTTCGTTGCCGATGATCCGGAAGTCGTATTCATGTTCCCCGGCGGCGGTGCGCAGTTCGCCGGCATGGCCCGCGACCTGTATGAAACCGAACCCGTGTTTCAGGAATGGATGGACAAGGGCCTCGACATTCTCCAGCCCAAGCTCGACTACGACATTCGCGCGCTCTGGCTGCCGGAGGCAGGCGAGGTCGAAGCCGCCGACGAGAAGCTGAAGAAGCCCTCCGTCCAGCTTCCGTTGATCATGATCACCGAATACGCGCTGGCACAGCTCTGGATGTCGTGGAACGTCGCGCCCGCCGCATTCGTCGGCCATTCGATGGGCGAGAACACGGCCGCCTGCCTCGCCGGCGTGATGTCCTTCGAGGATTGTATCGGTCTCGTACATCTGCGCGGAACCCTGATGGACAGCGTTCCGAAAGGGGGCATGCTCAGCCTGCCGCTGCCGCTGGCCGATGTGAAACCTCTGCTTGGTGATGATCTCGACATAGCCAGCGTCAACGCGCCGGAACTGACTGTTGTTTCCGGCCCGCAGGCCGCACTGGACAAGTTGCAGGCGGAGATGGAGGCCAAGGAGGTGGAGTGCCAGCGCGTTCCCATCGACATCGCCGCACACTCTCGCATGTTGGAGCCAATTCTCCAGCCGTTCCGCGATTATCTCAACTCCATCAATCTTAATCCGCTGCAAATTCCCATTGCATCGAATTACACCGGGGCATTGCTTACAGACGGGGAGGCGACGGACCCGGAATACTGGGTTTCGCACCTTCGCAACACTGTCCGCTTCGCGGATTGCATCACCACCTTGGCGCAGGAGCCGGAGCGCATCTATCTCGAGGTCGGGCCGGGCAAGGCTTTGAGTTCGCTTGCGCAGGCACATGGAGCAATTCCGGCGAACCAGGTGATGAGCAGCCTGCGTCACCCGAAACAGGTTATCGCCGACGATGCTTATTTCCTTTCCGTCGTCGGTCGGCTCTGGGCCGTTGGCGTCAATGTCGACTGGGAGCCGATTTGGGGAGATGCGAAGCGACAGCGCGTTCCGCTGCCGACTTATGCCTTTCAGCGCGCGCCCTATTTCATCGAACCCGGCAAGGGCGCTGTCGAGGCTGGCTCGACCTTGCTGACGCGGAACGAAGACATCGCCGACTGGGGGTACCAGCCGACGTGGCGGCCGCGCCTGGCCGATTGTGATATCGACGTTGAATTCGCCCTCGACACTGCCGAAAAACACACTTGGCTCGTCTTCTCCGATGATGCAGGTGTTGCGACGCGCAGCGTCAAGCGCCTGCGCTCCGTGGGCCATACCGTCATCGAAGTTTTTACCGGAGACGCCTTCACCCGCAGCGGTGATCACCAGTATTTCCTGGCTCCGGAGCGCGGTCGCGAGGGCTACGAGCAACTGATGCAGGACCTGGTTCAGCGCGGCATGGTGCCGAACCGGATCGCCCATTTCTGGCTCGTTACCGCCAAGGAGTCGTTCCGCCCCGGTTCCTCTTTTTTCCATCGTAATGTCGAGCAGGGATTTTACAGCCTGCTGTTTCTGGCGCAGGCGATCAGCGACGAGAACCTGCCAACACCGCTCCACATCTCCATCTTTACATCCGGTGCAGCGCAGGTGCGCGATGAAGCACTTCCGTACCCGGAAAAGGCGACGATCATGGGGCCTGCGAAGGTGATCCCGCGCGAACTGCCGAAAGTGACGTGCTCGGTACTCGACATCACGATGCCGTCGATGGATGCCGACCGCGGTCTTTCATTCCGGTCGGCAAAGGGGCCATCCGAACGGTCGAAGCAGTTGGAGACGATGACCGACCGGGTGCTGGAGGAGATGCTCGCCAGTCCCGGAAATACCGTGGCGGCACTGCGCGGAACAAAGAGGTTCGGCCAGGACTTCCGAGCAATAAGCCTTACCGAAACCATACCGAACCCATACCAAACCCATACGACATTTCTGCTCACCGGTGGCTTCGGCGGCATTGGTCTGACCATAGCCGAGCATCTTGTCCGAAAGGCCAAGGCACGCATCGTCCTGTTGTCGCGGACGGGACTGCCGGAGCGCGGGGCATGGGACGAGCACCTCAAGGGCCACGGTCCCTTTGACGCCATTTCCAAGCGGATCCGGGCGGTGCAGCGGCTGGAGGCTCTGGGCGGTGAGGTGATGGTTGCCGAAGCCGATGTCTGCAATGTCTCCGAGATGAAGCGGGCGATTGCGTCGGTCGAGGAAAAGTTCGGCAAGATCAATGGCTTGATTCATGCTGCCGGTGTGGTCAACGATGGTCCACTTCTGGCCAAGTCACCCGACACAATCGAGGATGTCTTTACTCCGAAAATTCACGGAACGCAGGTTCTGGACAACCTTTTCCCTGATGGGTCACTCGACCTGATGGTTCTGTTCTCCTCCACCTCAACGATCATAGCGCCCGCCGGACAAGTGGATTACGTCGCCGCAAACGAGTATCTCAACGCCTTCGCCAAATCCCGGCGCAACGGCAAGACGAAGGTCGTGGCGATCAACTGGGGCATCTGGAACGAGGTTGGCATGGCCGCAGCCATGCAGGCCGAGCGCAGGGGGGAAATCCCGGATGCCCCCGCCGTACCAATC of the Algicella marina genome contains:
- a CDS encoding type I polyketide synthase — translated: MTEPVGGNTGFDTDIAIVGMSAHLPGARDINEYWTNLRDGVESIRRLSEEELQAAGENPSRMRHKNYVPSASILDDFEQFDADFFGFSPKESAIMDPQHRQFLEVAWEALENAGHPPENFPGLIGVYAGCGMGSYFYFNICSNPDLVDSVGMFLLRHTGNDKDFLSTRVSHIFNLQGPSINVQTACSTSLVATHYACQALLNGECDMALAGGVTIELPHKRGYIFEEGEILSPDGHCHAFDHRAQGTVFGSGAGAVVLRRLSDAIADGDHIWGVIKGTAVNNDGSDKAGYLAPSVEGQARAIAEAHAIAGITADTIDYVECHGTGTYLGDPIEVAALTSAFQETTDETGFCRIGSVKTNIGHLDTAAGVASLIKATLALKHRQLPPSLGFEAPNPAIDFENSPFSVNAALRDFTSHKGPRRAAVNSLGVGGTNAHAVIEEAPERAASEESDWPFQILTVSGRSRAALDANTKTLAAHLRAHPEQPLADVAYTLKEGRRAFEKRRVVVVEDHEEAADLLEEADPRRVFTHSFVADDPEVVFMFPGGGAQFAGMARDLYETEPVFQEWMDKGLDILQPKLDYDIRALWLPEAGEVEAADEKLKKPSVQLPLIMITEYALAQLWMSWNVAPAAFVGHSMGENTAACLAGVMSFEDCIGLVHLRGTLMDSVPKGGMLSLPLPLADVKPLLGDDLDIASVNAPELTVVSGPQAALDKLQAEMEAKEVECQRVPIDIAAHSRMLEPILQPFRDYLNSINLNPLQIPIASNYTGALLTDGEATDPEYWVSHLRNTVRFADCITTLAQEPERIYLEVGPGKALSSLAQAHGAIPANQVMSSLRHPKQVIADDAYFLSVVGRLWAVGVNVDWEPIWGDAKRQRVPLPTYAFQRAPYFIEPGKGAVEAGSTLLTRNEDIADWGYQPTWRPRLADCDIDVEFALDTAEKHTWLVFSDDAGVATRSVKRLRSVGHTVIEVFTGDAFTRSGDHQYFLAPERGREGYEQLMQDLVQRGMVPNRIAHFWLVTAKESFRPGSSFFHRNVEQGFYSLLFLAQAISDENLPTPLHISIFTSGAAQVRDEALPYPEKATIMGPAKVIPRELPKVTCSVLDITMPSMDADRGLSFRSAKGPSERSKQLETMTDRVLEEMLASPGNTVAALRGTKRFGQDFRAISLTETIPNPYQTHTTFLLTGGFGGIGLTIAEHLVRKAKARIVLLSRTGLPERGAWDEHLKGHGPFDAISKRIRAVQRLEALGGEVMVAEADVCNVSEMKRAIASVEEKFGKINGLIHAAGVVNDGPLLAKSPDTIEDVFTPKIHGTQVLDNLFPDGSLDLMVLFSSTSTIIAPAGQVDYVAANEYLNAFAKSRRNGKTKVVAINWGIWNEVGMAAAMQAERRGEIPDAPAVPIEAPLLDTATFDSEGNRVFEASYSTADRWIFDGHRTKGGDALMPGTGYIELAAEALQAHGEKAQFEIRDLLFLRPLQVVDGVETEVRVRLKRNEAGYAFEVRSACTVQGKKGFQLHAQATIAILPQKTPDPLDIASIRAAATVRSVPDDPSGIRSPQEEHLNFGARWRVLREMDLGANDGVARLRLPDAFSDDLKAGYRAHPALLDLATGWAMDLIEGYEARHLWVPVSYESVRFFKPLPQEIYSHVRSASENRHDHPFAAFDVTLTDGQGEVCLEIRNFSIHRLETATSFTKAPPLSVGEVEFERNSDEAAPLSASEERFQAMLEQGIRPEEGADAFARAISTGLSQVIVTSMDLDALVAQAAEGGQAEEGDGQKFERPQLDSEYVEPSNDIERTLVGFWEDLLGVSNVGVEDSFFDLGGHSLIAVRLFAMVKKAFRVEFPISILFEAPTISKCAALIMERTGLTGQTDGGETKAQPTTPTRRFTHIVPMHSGEGGPKTPFFLVAGMFGNVLNLRHLAHLLGSDRPFYGLQARGLYGNEEPHTSLVDAARDYIAEMQEVQPHGPYMLGGFSGGGITAYEIAHQLEAAGETVSLVVMLDTPLPVRTPLSAVDRVMIQLQEIRRKGLTYPYTWARNRIRWELAKRRANDPGEHSTPEHQFHNADIEAAFMTSVTSYPLKGWDGPLKLFRPPLVGHWDVSGGKMVDSQRAYVLHDNGWTDWVPTVEVFEVPGDHDSMVLEPNVRVLASGIKECIQQAEAKHLSEAASLPNATAAE